One Glycine max cultivar Williams 82 chromosome 1, Glycine_max_v4.0, whole genome shotgun sequence genomic window, ATAGCTTGTTTCCTCATTTGTACCTATAACTANNNNNNNNNNNNNNNNNNNNNNNNNNNNNNNNNNNNNNNNNNNNNNNNNNNNNNNNNNNNNNNNNNNNNNNNNNNNNNNNNNNNNNNNNNNNNNNNNNNNATGTCTCTagattatttgataatttatttattttttaattgaattcctatacttgtatttgttttttaattaggtccCAAAGACAcctatctaaaaaaaatataagtttaggtacctttttttttaaaaaaaagttcaaagacttatttaaaaattattataatttggagacttaattaaaaattgtcaaGATTTTACATACCATATGTTCACCTTTGCAACTATGCAAGTTCTAAACTCAATTTTGAACTTGTAGCGGTGAAAATGTTGGTCATGTGAGAATATTGACCTATAGAGacctaaattttaattatattctttaactattttacaaattttaattaagtccttgaattgttttttttttctttttcaattcagtctagaacttgattttttttcaattaatttccaCCAGggaactaataaaaaaacaatgacgtaattatatttttaccttttttttaacttcttcgTGCATTTCACTTCCgacaaattaatttgacaaattttaccttcaacttaaaaaaaaaacttacaaagtATATCTGTCATTGAGTTGATGTGACATGcttaaataattgatttttcataataaagttAGGGTAAAATATGCCCAAATATTTTGTTGagataaaatttgtcaaaaaagtaaaaatttaagttaaaaagtgcaATTAAGCCAAAACAATACAAGTTTCGGaccaattgaaaaaaattgttagggggtttaattaaaaattatcaaatacttTAGGAAAGtatatattagtttatttttatttcttactatTACTATCTCTGattctatttataataaataagttatagTGTATTTTAcactataatttatttcatataagaCAAGATGTAGTAACTATCAAGAATTTATGAATAATATATTGGTTTGAATAGGTTTAGAATTAGgctcattaaataagatatcaAGTTCgagttttataaatataagGAAAGGCGACATAAAAAAGACTTTAAATAGATGATCGGTCAatcttttgataaaaattaataacgaGTGGATATTTTACACCTTCAATATGATATTTTACACCTTCATTATTAGAATTGCATTAGAAATTACTACTAAAGATGTACTCCCTCtggtttatattataataaaaaaattaacttcacattaattaaaaaatttaattaatatcatttaattttatttatctcaCTTAAAAATAAGTTCCTTTCCAAATTAAACTTTATTGAATTTTgatatcaagaataaaaaagagtCATTGAAATGAGAATAGAATCACGGACAATGGTTGACACAAGTGATCTGTTTTCGAATCTTTACTGATCCTTtggtatgaaataaattatgttggAGAGAAATACACACCTTATGTGCACTCACCGTCCTAGAAACTGATCAATGCTTCCAACATAGACAATTTCATATCAATATCATgatcattaataaaaatagaatgtcaattaaatgaaaaataatttgataatgATTTCATGTAGAGTTAACTgagatttacttatatttaattaaaaaatacatgataTTTTTGGTTATATTTAAGATATGAGTTTTTTACTCTTAGAATGAATAATGTTAGAAGATATGctaatatattctaattttatataGTTGTCATATCTATtagatttatctttaattatatctTTAGCTATTAGGCTTATCTTCAGTTTTATAGTTGTTATATCTATTAGATTTATCTTTAGCCGACGTGGGACTTGAATTATTTCCAACACACCACCCACGCCAAGCACTTTCTAGGCTCGCGGCATGAATAACAAATGGTGGGTGTTTGTCATCATAAAGCGAGGATTAGCGGAAGCGTGGTCCCAGGATCCGAACTGACTCTGATACCATCTTAAAATGAATAATGTGAGAAGCCTAATCCAACCCCAAAAATTAACTCAAGGGGTGAGGGTTgcccctcacttatatattctaatgtGAGATTACTATATAAGACTTGGATTATTTCCAACATttacttttcaattaaaaaaataaaatttattttttattccttttatgaCGATAGATAgcatttaaatatgaaaaacaagaaTTTTATCTTACATCCACTTTACATTTTgcattaagaaaatttaaatgagAAATGACTTCAAATTTGCTTTACATTATCCAATAAAACGGAAAAAATCAAGTTTAAACATGGagtaattaatttcaattattgttTAGCTAGGGTGCAATAAATCCCAATTAAGCCATGTAATAAAGGCTGTGTTGTGCACACAATGAAGATGGTTGAAGCGCAACCACGTGTGGGAGGATCCCGATCAATCTATGATgcatttgtttctttctttatgAAAGGAGGTATAGCCAGAGTACTCTCACAGATGCAGAGGCAGAAGAAAGAGATCTTTCCACCAATCAAAAAGTGAAGTAAACACCTCAAATGTGTGTACCCATAACACAACACTTCAACACaatagaaacattttttttatatgtaaaagaaaatttagataaattaaattttggggGTCATTATGATTAAGACAGACCATAAGACTCAACGAtcacttataaaattatttataaattatccaTCAATAACATCTACTCATCtataagaaaaatcaattttacattcttataaaatagtataaatttatttcttaacaaCTAAACCCAACGGGTTTATTCTTACTTGTAAGCACCTAAAACAATAGTAGTGTACCCTTCCTGTAATTACTTGTTACCCACAAGGGCATTTCCATTAACCCCATCAATCCTTCTAAAATAACCTCATCTTTCCCACAGTTTCATGGGGCCCACTTCTTGTCTGCTGCTCTATTTGCCAATTAAAAACACTGCTTATAAATGACAACTTTTTTCAACTCTTTACTTCAAACGCTTCCTAGGaggataggaaaaaaaaagaacactaataaattaattagtactaATGGTGCCTTAACAACTAGTAGTCcagtttagaaaaaaaaggttGGATTTGTCAAGTTTATTATTGTTGGAGTCGGGTATACGTATTCATAAACCAAATCTTTATTGGAATAGTTAAGCTGAATTCATTGAATTTAGTATAGCATTTCAAAATGGCTGGTTTTTGTTAAAGACGTTTAAATTTTAGAGTGTGtctgttttgtatttttattttatgtttttattttttgaaaattatttttattttcaaaatattagaattttgaaaatatatttaatttaatttcttattttttgttttcaataaataaaaatactgaaaatgcgtttttttaaaaagaaatgcatttttagatttacttaaattatatttcttgttaatgtattttcattttattcaaaatgagGTTATTGGTTTCAACTGGaaacgagattttattgtttctaatttttaattcgtttgagaaaatatgtttattgaaaataaaaacagaaatccAACTATACATATTTCCATcacaattttctattttcaataaaaatgaaaatataaaacaacCAAATCAAACATCCAATGTGAtatcaaaatttttatatttatataaaaaactattatGGGCTTAATAACATTTATGGGTATTGTAGTAAACAAAACAATtaagcataatttttttatataaaaagagataaatacaaaatttctatgttctaaaataaagtaaaaaattcgtacaatataatttattaacctTAATATCCTAATTACTCATTGacgaattgaaaaaaaaaaataatcatataatgtAAAAGTTTATCCTGTCATTTAATTATCAcccattataaatttattaaatttaataataattatattaaaatttataccaaaaataattttaaattatttaataaagtagtactttctaattatttaataatttttatctaataaagtAAGAACTTTTAGATTTGACagttcatttttattaaaattattaaaaataagaagatattaaatttttctgaaaatataataatttaaaactgttaaatatatacatatatgttaaaactaataacatggatatttattttgagattttcAGTTaccttttaataatatatatatatgtatatatatatatatatattgatatgcTTAGCGAAAAGCAAGGAAGGTGGAGAGAATCTATAAATGCCTATTTGTTtgtgatttaaatatattctgaaaaacatagaagaaaaatatttttatatataaatggtAAAGGAAGGGCAAGAGAGAGAAATAGAGAGAGGAGTGATGAAAAAGCAGAGAATAAAAAGAGACCGGATGTTGACAAATTTCATGTCACTGTTCTTAGAAGGTCGTTTGTTTGTGTGAAGATTTCTTATCTgggatctctctctctctttaaaaatgtttctctctctaaaaaaaaaggtccattctttcttctccttattgtgtgtgtgttgttgagagagagagaaagagaaggaggAGTGGCTGGCCCCAGCAGATCGAAATCTCCTCCTTTTCTTCAACCTGATGACGATCTAAGCTCCTTCAATGGTGTTGCTACTACACCCTCTTTGCTATTTTGtcttataaaattgttattggCTTCAGTTCTAGTTACCCTTTTGGCCTTCAAATAGTGGGTGTCCAAAAAGATTCtgaatttctctctctctctctctctctctctctgatttTGTTGGTGCCTTGAATGGTGGAATCTCTGTGGGATTCTTGAGAGGAGGTGTTTAGAGGATGTGGGTCTGAGGTAAATTTGCTTATACTCTCtctggatttttttattattaatttttatgtaattatgtgtgtatttttttttatttggtgaattttagtaattttggtttttggtGTTTTATATCTGGGTCTTTTTTGAGTgtgataaaaattgaaaattgaaaactgaaaattCCTTGGTTTCTGTTGTTTGGGGGATTATTGTTCCAATGAACTCCTGAGCAtgactattttcattttcatttattgtttttttatttttggtttgaaTTTTGGTGATGGAATGTTCTGATGTTTAATTTTCAGTCTTTCTGATGCTTCTTCTGGTTGAAAGCATCAACTTTTGTGTTGGTTTGGATAATTGTTGTATCGGATCTGTTTGATTGAATTTTGTCATTCATTCGTTCCTGTGTTTGGTCCTTCAATCTTTCTTTCTCTGAAGTGTGAATTGTAGTGAGGGACCAGTGTTCCCTAAAATCGTGGGTGAATTTACGATGTCCCTTGTTTGTAACTGCTCTGGAGATTTTTCACCAACTCTTTGCAAAGATTTTGGAAATTCTCCATGCCTGAGATTATTTGGTGAAGTATGAAGGGGTTTCATGCATTTGAAAGCGTGGATAAAACTTGAATTATAGAAAGTCGTCTACTTTGAGAAGATTTATTTGAATTGCTTGTGCTTTGCTGCTTCTATGTATTTTTTAACTGTTGTTTGTTTTGGTAGGataatcaataaatttgtaatCCTTATCCATACTTTCCCGGAATGTGGGTTTGCGGATTTGGTTATCATTGCCATGGAATGATTATTACTGGCATGGAAATGGTTGTGTTCAACTGTCCAAGTTGACCCATGGGCATTCTTGTTCTAAGTTCTCAACagcaaaatatttgaatatgcTTATAGCATTTGCCCTATATTCAATGTTACAAAGTGTTTCCGGGTTGGGGTAAATGAAGCCTTTTTATATTGTTCTGACCAGTGCGTTAGGATtgacttaaaatttattattgcaTCTCTAGAAAATCCAGGTTGGGGTAAATGAGGTCATTTTATATTGTTCTGATTCTTCTGACCTGTGCGTTAGGATTggcttaaaatttattattgcaTCTTTAGCAAATCGTGGAGGTTCACATTTACTAGGGATACATTAGTCAACGGTTGTTGTCGGTTTGTCATTGCAATGATAATGATCCatattataaatcttttaataTGTCAAAGTAAGCACTAGTGTAACGGTAATGAGTTTACGCATTCAGTGGCGTCAAATGTGTTTCTTGCATTTTTATCCTCCGCAAGCCCAAGTATTGGTAATTTCGTGAATTCTCAACTGTTTATGGTAGTGTGAACTATTGTTATGTCCTtcgataattttgaatttatcatatatatgttatataGCTAACATTGAAATTCTTGTTTCTAATTAAATCCTTTCCTAAATGCATGTCGTTCCTTTCCTATGTTGGATGAAAACTTAGCACAAGTAGGTTCCTTATATCATTGTGCATTTAAAGGCTTTTAGCATCAGTATCTAAAAATTTTACATTGCTTGAAATAGAAAGACGAAGTCCATAATTGCAACttgttaagaattaaaatattggGAACAAGTACAAGGGTGGGTGTGAATGAAAGGGGTTTTACACATGGAGGGTTCACAGAAGCTCATTCTTTGTTTTGACACCCTTATTTTTGAGGGGGCACTGAATTGAAGTGCAGAAAATCTAATCAATCCATTCTGTACTGTTTTCATCTTTGTGTTTTGAGCTTCCGTGctatcttgccatgttatgTCATTAAGTCTGGATTTTTGTTATCCATTTGGCTGCTTAAATGTTAATTAGTGCTAGAATACTTATTTGCATGTCACTGTGATTAATTATCAGGAATGGGAACCAAAGTCCAGAATCTTCCAGGATATTACTCAATGAGAGATCTTAATGAGGAATCCAGCAGTTGTGGCTGGCCACTATTTTATGGGGATAAATCACTCACAAATGGGCAGTACTACAATAATTATCTGCCAAGTTCTGTAACAGATGCATGTTCTGCATATGATAAGGGATGTTGTGAAGCGCNNNNNNNNNNNNNNNNNNNNNNNNNNNNNNNNNNNNNNNNNNNNNNNNNNNNNNNNNNNNNNNNNNNNNNNNNNNNNNNNNNNNNNNNNNNNNNNNNNNNNNNNNNNNNNNNNNNNNNNNGATTGTGAACCTATTGATATATTTATACTATGTGTTTCAAGCAGGTCTATGAACTTCACCGTTTGTACAGAATACAAAGGGATTTGATGAATGAGGTTAAAAGGAAAGAATTACACAGAAACCAGATACCTGTTGAGGCGTCATTTTCTGTAGGTCACATGACATCTCAGTTAACGACAGAAGACGGACAAAAATGGCATATTTCTGGCTTTCCTGTAGGAAATTCTACTTGTGCTAAAACATCTGTGTCGGGAGTTGAGGGCATTCATTCTCCTTTGGATTCTATGAAAGCGATCGGCCAACAAACTAGTCCATTTCCATCCCCAAATGGGTGTAGTAGTTCAAAAGATGTTGAGGTGCTTGAGTCTAGACCCTTGAAGgtgaggagaaaaatgtttgaccTACATCTCCCTGCTGATGAGTACATTGATACTGAGGAAAGTGAAAAACTCAGCGATGAAAAGACAAGTGATCCATCATTCTTTCTTCCTGATAGAAACTGTAAAACTGGAAAGGAGGGTGATGCAAAACTTTTTTGCGGCAATGGTGAGAAGACTGGTTGCCAGGAGGACACTTCAAGATCTGAGCAGTCTTTAAGGAGAAGAAATGGTTTGGCTGACTTAAATGAACCTGTTCCGGTGGAAGAAACATATAATTCTCCATATGTTCACCTACTGAATCGTAATCCCTGTCAAGGGGCAACTGAATGCTCTGATATCTCTGCTGATGCTGCCAAACAAAAGTCAGACTTTTTTGCTCTGTCTAGGGAGCAATTGCTCAACTCTCATCATGGAACTGAAAGTTGGACTCGAAGTAATGAATATTTGGAGAGCAATGGGGGTGGAAAAGGGTGGTATCAATCAGTGGCTGAGTCAGGTTAGACTTCTTATTTTCTTGCTCACTTCTTTTCCCCCCCGCTGAACACCCCCCCCTGCGTTAGGTTGTCATATCgtgattttgttaaaataatcatttaacaGAGTCAAAGAATTAAAGAGCTTGTCTTTTGTCAGTGCTTGTTAGAGATAATGATACTTTGTTGCCTTCTTGTTTCATGTTagtaaactatttttaattagtaataaaATTGAATCTTTGTGCCCTTACTAAAATTTAACAAAGCTCATTCCTTTGtgtatcttttccttttttttcttttggagtACACTGGTCTTTCTTATCAGGCAACAATCAGTATTGATATTAACTTCTGTTTAAATTGTTGTTCCATGACAATCGTGTTGCTAATGCTGACAGGGCAAGCTAAAAGCAACACGCACCCTGTTCCACAACTCCTCAAATCAGTATCTTCCCAGACAATACAAGATGCACTTAGCAAAGTTCGTGAACCTGCATCTGATTATCTAAATGGTCGAAACAAGGCTGACATGTGGAGGGAAAAGACAGTTAGTGATTTACATATCAGTGAAAGAAATCATGAATACTCCATCAATAAGCAACCTGAGTCTGTGATACCATTACATAGACCTGGTCTTTTTGCAGCTTCTCCTTCCTCTGATTTATCTAAGTCTTGGTCTCATTCGGCTTCTTCTTGGGAAATGGCCAATAGCAGCCTAAGCCAGAAGTTGATGTCAATTCAGACACCTCCATGTCTAAATGCATCTGGTGCTTTGAGTAGGAGATCCCAGTCACATCAAAGTAATGGGGTATTGGAAGAATGCTGGCCTCTAAATATCAATTCCAAGCCTAACCCAGGTTTTCGAAGTGACGCACCTATACAGAATGGATTTTACCCTGGGTCTTCATCTGGGCCCAAGGAACCATCGATGAACATCTCTTCAATTAGCTATGACTATCTCAATCATAAAAATGATTGTAAGATAATTCCTGATCACTTCATCAACAATGTTTCGTCAAAATCCTGTAAGGGTTCAGATTCAAATTGCAATGACATGAAGTCTGGAAAAGATATTGACTTGAATGTGCT contains:
- the LOC100799644 gene encoding uncharacterized protein, whose translation is MCFKQVYELHRLYRIQRDLMNEVKRKELHRNQIPVEASFSVGHMTSQLTTEDGQKWHISGFPVGNSTCAKTSVSGVEGIHSPLDSMKAIGQQTSPFPSPNGCSSSKDVEVLESRPLKVRRKMFDLHLPADEYIDTEESEKLSDEKTSDPSFFLPDRNCKTGKEGDAKLFCGNGEKTGCQEDTSRSEQSLRRRNGLADLNEPVPVEETYNSPYVHLLNRNPCQGATECSDISADAAKQKSDFFALSREQLLNSHHGTESWTRSNEYLESNGGGKGWYQSVAESGQAKSNTHPVPQLLKSVSSQTIQDALSKVREPASDYLNGRNKADMWREKTVSDLHISERNHEYSINKQPESVIPLHRPGLFAASPSSDLSKSWSHSASSWEMANSSLSQKLMSIQTPPCLNASGALSRRSQSHQSNGVLEECWPLNINSKPNPGFRSDAPIQNGFYPGSSSGPKEPSMNISSISYDYLNHKNDCKIIPDHFINNVSSKSCKGSDSNCNDMKSGKDIDLNVLLPNGLSNNLVPRSGAGIMDGQQNNEERHAVLPWLREKTTCKNGVQNTAGESSLFHAASLSNKDETVKGPSGKFMHNVTSVLCSNDTEARRTEANESSGNKKILGIPIFDMAHISPKKEFSSITSLSVLNPTPSDLEAVGNKKKWIFDINLPCDAAVVELDKEAFTETAVSKTRSPTTADSRNQIDLNLSMSEDEGSFTTIPSDNIKMKAQIDLEAPAPPEIEEDAVPEEKKLETALASPQVPQGTVEQPKDDELITNAAEAIVVLSSLTWEVDDGVISPSESPKVDLLSWFADVVSSSCKDEGKCDVSREKDGEDNEGRSSEGMDYFEAMTLNLPETKEEDYMPKPLVPENFKVEETTTLLPTRTRKGPARRGRQRRDFQRDILPGLASLSRHEVTEDLQTFGGLMRATGYSWNSGLTRRSSSRNGGGRGRRRGQVAPSPPTPVATNETSTPLMQQLNNIEVGLEDRSLTGWGKTTRRPRRQRCPAGNPPLIQLT